The sequence GAAGCCAAAACCTTCGTGTGGCAAGCCGAGCCCAAGCCGCACGTCATCATGCTGCTCGGGGTCAACGGATCCGGCAAAACGACCACCGCCGCCAAGCTGGCCAAGCGGGCGCAGGGGCAGGGGCTCAAGCCGATGCTCTGCGGTTCCGACACGTTCCGCGCCGCCGGTTCCTCCCAGCTCAAGCTCTGGAGCGAAAAGGTCGGTTGCGATTTCGTCGGCGGCGAAATGGGGCACGATGCCGCAGGGGTTGCCTTCAACGCGGTCGATTCCGCCCTCGAAAAAAACTGCGACGTGGTGCTGGTCGATACCGCCGGGCGCATGCACACCAAGACGCCGCTGATGGACGAGCTACCCAAGATGTGCCGATCCATGAACAAGCGGCTCGAAGGTTCGCCGCACGATGTCTGGATGGTGCTCGACGCCTCCCTCGGCCAAAACGCCATCATCCAGGCCAAGCAATTCAACGAAGTCGTGCCGCTCACCGGCATCGTCGTCACCAAGCTCGACGGTTCCTCCAAGGCCGGCTTTCTCTTTTCCGTGCGCACCGAACTCAACGTGCCGATCCTCTTCACCGGCCTCGGCGAAGGCGAAGGCGACCTCGTTCCGTTCGATGCGGTAGCGTTTGTGGACGCGCTGTTTGGCGATACCGGAGATCCCGAAAGCGAATAGTTTAACCACGAAGATAGGAAGGGCACGAAGGAGGATAATCGGAATGAAATTTGATGACCTGTCAAACAAGGTGATTGGTTGTGCTCTGAAAGTTCATAAGGAACTTGGTCCGGGATTACTGGAATCCGCGTATGAGCAGTGTCTTTGTTATGAATTGTCAAAAGCCGGAATCGGGTTTGAGCGCCAAAAAGAGCTGCCTGTTCAATATCAGGATGTCAAGATAGATTGCGGTTATCGAATAGATCTATTAATTGAAGGTGCTCTGATCATCGAGTTGAAAAGTGTAGAAGAGTTGCAGAGAATCCATGAAGCGCAACTTCTGACCTATATGAAACTTTCAAAAATCGGAACAGGGCTGCTGATTAACTTTAATTCTATTTTATTGCGTGATGGCATCAGAAGATTAGTTCTCTAGGAGCACTTCGTGTTCTTCCAATCTTCGTGGTGAATCAAATATGACTTCTGACGAAACATTCATGATGCGGGCGATCGAGCTGGCGAAGATGGGCGAGGGGCTGACCCGCCCGAATCCGCCGGTGGGTGCCGTGCTCGTACTTGAAGGCCATATCGTCGCCGAAGGTTGGCACCGCAAGGCCGGTGAAGACCATGCCGAACGCGATTGCATCGGTAAGCTTCCGCCGATGCCCGTCAATCTGAGCAGCGCCACCCTTTACGTCACGTTGGAGCCGTGCTCCACCCACGGGCGCACACCTCCCTGCACGGACATCATTCTGGAAAAGGGGATTGGTCGTGTGGTGGTTTCCGTCGTCGATCTGAATCCGGCGCACGCCGGTCGCGGACTGAAAATTCTCGAAGAGGCCGGTGTTGAGGTGGTTTCCGGTGTTTGCGAAGCCGAAGGCCGCGAACTGGTCGCCCCGTTCGAAAAATTCATCACCTCCGGCATGCCCTACGTCACGCTCAAGCTGGCATCCACCCTTGACGGAAAGATTGCGGACAGCGAAGGCAACTCCAAATGGATCACCGGCGCCGAAGCCCGCGAGCGGGTGCAGGCCATGCGCCGACGTGCCGACGCCATCATGGTCGGGGCCGGGACGGTGCGCGCCGACAACCCTTCGCTGCTGCCACGCCCGTCCGAGGGCCGGGAACCGTTCCGGGTGGTTATTGGCACAACTATTCCCGCCGATTGCAAGGTGCTGACCGACGGGGCCGCAGGGCGGACATTTGTGCGCTACGGCGCGTTGGTCGGCGTTCTGAAGGAATTGGCGGAAGAACACAGCGTAATGCATGTGCTGTGCGAGGGCGGCGGCAAGCTGGCCGCGCGGTTGATCGAAGACGGACTGGTGGACGAGTTTGTCTTTTTCATCGCCCCGAAACTGATGGGCGCCGACGGCCTGCCGAACTTTGCCCAAACCGGCGGGCTGATCGCTGGTGTGAAAGAATTGAAGTTCCATTCGGTGGAACAGGTGGGTGAAGACATCCTTATTAAAGCGAAAATGGAGAAGTAGTTATGTTTACAGGCATTGTTCAGCGACTCGGAAATATCATTGATATCAAGATGGAAGGCACGGCGGGGCGCATCACGATGGTGCCGAACCGCCCGTTCGACCGCCCGGTCGGGCTGGGCGACAGCATCGCCGTGAACGGCACCTGCCTGACGGTGGCCGCCATGGACGGCAACAAGCTGATGTTCGATGTGCTCGGCGAAACG is a genomic window of Pontiella desulfatans containing:
- the ftsY gene encoding signal recognition particle-docking protein FtsY is translated as MAGWLGALKKTRSIIGKVFSAKTNIEEMEVEEIEEILLRSDVPARLTMEIVDELEYPTRKASRRERLTAMLLKELGEAKTFVWQAEPKPHVIMLLGVNGSGKTTTAAKLAKRAQGQGLKPMLCGSDTFRAAGSSQLKLWSEKVGCDFVGGEMGHDAAGVAFNAVDSALEKNCDVVLVDTAGRMHTKTPLMDELPKMCRSMNKRLEGSPHDVWMVLDASLGQNAIIQAKQFNEVVPLTGIVVTKLDGSSKAGFLFSVRTELNVPILFTGLGEGEGDLVPFDAVAFVDALFGDTGDPESE
- a CDS encoding GxxExxY protein, whose protein sequence is MKFDDLSNKVIGCALKVHKELGPGLLESAYEQCLCYELSKAGIGFERQKELPVQYQDVKIDCGYRIDLLIEGALIIELKSVEELQRIHEAQLLTYMKLSKIGTGLLINFNSILLRDGIRRLVL
- the ribD gene encoding bifunctional diaminohydroxyphosphoribosylaminopyrimidine deaminase/5-amino-6-(5-phosphoribosylamino)uracil reductase RibD, translating into MTSDETFMMRAIELAKMGEGLTRPNPPVGAVLVLEGHIVAEGWHRKAGEDHAERDCIGKLPPMPVNLSSATLYVTLEPCSTHGRTPPCTDIILEKGIGRVVVSVVDLNPAHAGRGLKILEEAGVEVVSGVCEAEGRELVAPFEKFITSGMPYVTLKLASTLDGKIADSEGNSKWITGAEARERVQAMRRRADAIMVGAGTVRADNPSLLPRPSEGREPFRVVIGTTIPADCKVLTDGAAGRTFVRYGALVGVLKELAEEHSVMHVLCEGGGKLAARLIEDGLVDEFVFFIAPKLMGADGLPNFAQTGGLIAGVKELKFHSVEQVGEDILIKAKMEK